A stretch of Andreesenia angusta DNA encodes these proteins:
- the murA gene encoding UDP-N-acetylglucosamine 1-carboxyvinyltransferase, with amino-acid sequence MNRIIVEQSPPLRGTVRTSGAKNSALPIIAASLLSSESCMLEDVPRLNDVSIISEVLEILGAKVEKIGREELMIDASRLERYEAPYELMAKMRASFLVMGPLLARLGKAKISMPGGCAIGTRPIDLHLKGFKALGATIDIGQGYVEASADRLRGAEIYLDFPSVGATENIMMAAALAEGETIIENAAMEPEIVDLSNFINKMGGNVKGAGTNTIKIKGVESLGGAKHQIIPDRIEAGTFMVAAAVTKGDVTVKNVLTNHIKPVIAKLHEAGIEVIEGDDYVRVIGSKDIKAVDIKTLPYPGFPTDMQSQFMTLMSVAEGTSVMVETVFENRFMHVDELLRMGANIRIDGRSAILEGKSRLQGAPVRATDLRGGASLILAGLVAEGKTEIKDIYHIDRGYSDIEEKFRSLGAIIYRK; translated from the coding sequence TTGAATAGAATAATAGTGGAGCAGAGTCCACCACTTAGGGGTACTGTAAGAACGAGCGGAGCTAAAAACTCGGCGCTTCCGATAATAGCGGCGTCGCTTCTGTCTTCAGAGAGCTGCATGCTGGAAGACGTACCTAGGCTTAACGATGTATCTATAATCTCGGAGGTGCTTGAAATACTTGGAGCCAAAGTAGAGAAGATAGGCAGAGAAGAGCTTATGATAGATGCATCAAGACTGGAGAGATACGAAGCGCCATATGAGCTTATGGCCAAGATGAGAGCGTCTTTCCTAGTGATGGGGCCGCTTCTGGCGAGGCTTGGGAAAGCGAAGATATCCATGCCAGGCGGATGCGCCATAGGTACAAGGCCTATAGACCTTCACTTAAAGGGGTTTAAAGCGCTCGGTGCCACCATAGATATAGGACAGGGCTATGTGGAGGCTTCGGCAGACAGGCTCAGAGGTGCAGAAATATACTTAGATTTTCCAAGCGTTGGAGCTACAGAGAACATAATGATGGCGGCCGCCCTCGCAGAGGGAGAGACCATAATAGAGAATGCGGCCATGGAGCCTGAGATCGTGGATCTTTCCAACTTTATAAACAAGATGGGGGGGAATGTGAAAGGTGCCGGCACCAACACGATAAAGATAAAAGGCGTGGAGAGCCTTGGTGGAGCCAAGCACCAGATAATTCCGGACAGAATAGAGGCTGGGACTTTTATGGTGGCAGCGGCTGTGACCAAAGGTGATGTAACGGTCAAAAACGTACTTACAAACCACATAAAGCCTGTTATAGCCAAGCTTCATGAGGCTGGAATAGAGGTCATAGAGGGAGACGACTACGTAAGAGTAATAGGTTCAAAAGACATAAAAGCTGTAGACATAAAGACTCTCCCATATCCAGGGTTCCCTACAGATATGCAGTCGCAGTTTATGACGCTTATGTCTGTGGCAGAGGGCACAAGCGTCATGGTCGAGACAGTCTTTGAAAACAGGTTTATGCATGTAGACGAACTACTCAGGATGGGCGCAAACATAAGGATCGACGGAAGGTCTGCAATACTCGAGGGAAAGTCAAGGCTACAGGGTGCGCCTGTAAGGGCGACAGACTTGCGAGGCGGGGCGTCTCTAATACTTGCTGGGCTTGTAGCAGAGGGAAAGACCGAGATAAAGGACATATACCATATAGACAGAGGATACAGCGATATAGAGGAGAAGTTCAGGTCGCTTGGAGCTATTATATATAGAAAGTAA
- a CDS encoding AEC family transporter, with product MAIQNVLTQTVALFLLIIIGYIVKKLDVVRDSDVKGISELIVKVTMPIMIVVSMSREFSREKLVFSAIMFGISSLSYIFKNIIAKWFTKVFKVEGPESAIYEMMILFSNSGFMGFPVVKALYGEEGVFYAAIINVSFNIFIWTLGVNIISRHNGKQTKPSAKTLLKNPGIASVIIGAVLFVAPVEIPEVIKGPLQMIGESTTPLAMMTIGMLLVNTSIKTLFKNKKLALASMMRILVFPIIFMAILFMLKIPPILTGILLILESMPAASSIAIFARRYDSDYELASQGVFLSTLLNVITIPFILYLFSMLFKV from the coding sequence TTGGCAATACAGAACGTGCTTACACAGACGGTGGCTCTTTTCTTGCTTATAATAATAGGATATATAGTCAAAAAGCTAGATGTAGTCAGGGACAGTGACGTAAAGGGAATTTCAGAGCTCATAGTGAAGGTCACAATGCCTATAATGATAGTGGTTTCCATGTCTAGGGAGTTTTCAAGAGAGAAGCTTGTGTTCAGCGCCATAATGTTTGGAATAAGCAGTTTAAGCTACATATTCAAGAACATAATAGCCAAGTGGTTTACAAAAGTCTTTAAAGTAGAGGGGCCAGAGAGCGCAATCTACGAGATGATGATACTCTTCTCTAACTCTGGATTCATGGGTTTTCCAGTTGTAAAGGCGCTCTACGGAGAGGAGGGCGTCTTCTACGCCGCCATAATAAACGTCAGCTTCAATATCTTCATCTGGACCCTTGGGGTCAATATAATCTCAAGGCATAACGGCAAGCAGACTAAGCCGAGCGCAAAGACTCTTCTTAAAAATCCAGGGATAGCCAGCGTGATTATAGGGGCTGTGCTCTTTGTAGCGCCGGTGGAGATTCCAGAAGTCATAAAAGGACCACTTCAGATGATAGGTGAGAGCACGACACCTCTCGCAATGATGACGATAGGTATGCTTTTGGTGAACACAAGCATAAAGACGCTTTTTAAAAACAAGAAGCTGGCACTTGCCTCTATGATGAGGATACTGGTTTTTCCGATTATATTTATGGCTATACTATTCATGCTAAAGATACCGCCTATACTTACGGGAATACTGCTTATACTGGAGAGTATGCCGGCGGCTTCAAGCATAGCTATATTTGCCAGAAGGTACGATTCTGACTACGAACTGGCATCGCAGGGCGTTTTTCTGTCTACGCTTTTAAATGTGATCACTATTCCGTTTATCCTTTATTTATTTTCTATGCTTTTCAAGGTATAA
- a CDS encoding rod-binding protein, whose translation MPINGLISNSYSDYTQNKAESLSKVDTANAEDKKLLEVCQEFESIFVNMMLKTMRESVNDEDSLIPKSAGTEMFESMRDEELAKQMTMGKTNSGFGLADTLYSQMKASKAYR comes from the coding sequence ATGCCTATTAACGGCCTGATTTCAAATTCATATTCAGACTATACGCAGAACAAGGCTGAGAGCTTGAGCAAAGTGGACACTGCAAATGCAGAAGACAAAAAGCTCCTAGAAGTGTGCCAGGAGTTTGAGTCCATATTTGTAAATATGATGCTCAAAACCATGAGAGAGTCGGTGAACGACGAAGACTCACTTATACCTAAAAGCGCTGGAACAGAGATGTTTGAGAGCATGAGAGACGAGGAGCTGGCCAAGCAGATGACTATGGGCAAGACGAACTCGGGCTTCGGGCTGGCAGACACGCTCTACAGCCAGATGAAGGCGTCAAAAGCCTATAGATAG
- a CDS encoding rod shape-determining protein, translating to MFFKSDVGIDLGTASVLVYIKGQGVVLQEPSVVAIDKNTNKLLAVGEEARRMLGRTPGNIVAIRPLKDGVISDYEVTQRMLKYFIEKASGKSILRPRIVVCVPSGVTEVEKRAVIQASTQAGGRRAYVIEEPIAAAIGAGIDITEPNGNMIIDIGGGTTDVAVISLGGIVVSKSIKVAGDTFDEAISKYIRKKYNVIIGERSAEQLKIEIGSAYPRVKEQSTEIRGRCLMTGLPKVIKVNSTEMLEALEEPVTAIAEAVHSVLENTPPELAADISDQGMVMTGGGSLLNGLNKLIQDRTGINVRIAEEPISCVAIGTGKSLENIEVLEQNM from the coding sequence TTGTTTTTTAAATCGGACGTAGGAATCGATCTTGGAACTGCAAGTGTTCTTGTATATATAAAAGGGCAAGGTGTAGTGCTCCAGGAGCCTTCAGTTGTGGCCATAGATAAAAACACAAACAAGCTGCTTGCAGTAGGCGAAGAGGCCAGAAGGATGCTCGGTAGAACTCCAGGAAACATAGTGGCTATAAGACCTCTTAAGGACGGAGTAATATCAGACTACGAGGTTACACAGAGAATGCTGAAGTACTTTATAGAGAAGGCTTCTGGAAAGTCTATACTCAGACCTAGAATAGTTGTATGCGTGCCTTCGGGAGTTACCGAGGTAGAGAAGAGAGCTGTAATTCAGGCGAGCACTCAGGCTGGTGGAAGAAGAGCCTATGTGATAGAAGAACCTATAGCGGCTGCAATAGGAGCTGGGATAGACATAACAGAGCCTAATGGAAACATGATAATAGACATCGGTGGAGGAACTACAGACGTTGCAGTTATATCTCTTGGAGGGATAGTTGTAAGCAAGTCCATAAAAGTGGCTGGAGATACTTTCGACGAGGCCATATCCAAGTATATAAGAAAGAAATACAATGTGATAATAGGAGAGAGAAGTGCAGAGCAGCTGAAGATAGAGATAGGATCTGCATATCCTAGGGTAAAGGAACAGTCCACTGAAATCAGGGGAAGATGTCTTATGACAGGGCTTCCTAAAGTCATAAAGGTGAACTCCACAGAGATGCTCGAGGCGCTTGAAGAGCCTGTGACTGCGATAGCGGAGGCAGTGCACTCGGTGCTTGAGAACACTCCACCGGAGCTTGCGGCAGATATAAGTGACCAGGGAATGGTCATGACAGGCGGAGGATCACTCTTAAACGGGCTGAACAAGCTTATACAGGACAGAACAGGTATAAACGTCAGAATAGCAGAAGAGCCTATATCTTGTGTTGCAATAGGAACAGGAAAGTCGCTGGAGAATATAGAAGTTTTAGAGCAGAATATGTAG
- the murJ gene encoding murein biosynthesis integral membrane protein MurJ, with protein MSTTGKLFKSASMMAIVTLLSKFLGFFREIFIASKFGSGYETDTYIVAMTATYLIMGMVAGAFNTVLVPIFSEIDEVHGKERSVKFLNNTLNIMFFISIGAMVLFYFLSPVAISILGNGFEGKQFELAVKLNRIGLPIVLGMSFSFIFSGFLQSRERFFAPSATGFPFNIVQILFLLTLSSVFGIEGLMVALVLAIFGQVVIQIPPAIKEGFKYRWVFDTKDKYVRKMLYLTLPVMLGTAIQQVNIIVDRALASRLVEGSISSLSYAARVNEIILGIFVTAITTAVFPVLSKAATQKDIKSLVRITKKGSMLIFLITIPSTIGLMILAEPVVKLFFERGAFDSEATKMTYQALFFYSLGMVGMAMRLMVTRVYYSIQDTKSPTVNGLFAMILNVVLNLALIVPLQHRGLALATSISSILSSAMLLAGLRSRVEGFELRSYGVGFLKILFASSVMGAFVYGAYRYTRHIVMGDSFMMSAAVLGAIVLIAVIIYVNLCYLLRVSGAAKGYKDKILDKGKRKIRKK; from the coding sequence TTGAGTACTACAGGTAAGTTGTTTAAATCAGCTTCAATGATGGCTATAGTCACACTGCTTAGTAAATTTCTAGGTTTTTTCAGAGAGATATTCATAGCTTCAAAGTTTGGGTCGGGGTATGAGACCGACACCTACATAGTGGCGATGACGGCCACATATCTCATAATGGGAATGGTGGCGGGAGCTTTCAACACAGTGCTCGTGCCTATTTTCTCAGAGATAGATGAGGTACATGGAAAAGAGAGAAGCGTAAAATTTCTGAACAACACACTAAATATAATGTTTTTTATCTCGATTGGGGCCATGGTTTTATTCTACTTCCTGTCTCCAGTTGCTATATCTATTCTTGGAAACGGTTTTGAAGGCAAGCAGTTTGAACTGGCCGTGAAGCTTAACAGAATAGGGCTTCCGATAGTGCTTGGGATGAGCTTCTCTTTTATATTCTCAGGATTTCTCCAGAGCAGAGAGAGGTTTTTTGCACCGTCCGCCACGGGATTTCCGTTTAACATAGTCCAAATACTATTCCTGCTGACACTGTCTTCAGTCTTCGGAATAGAAGGGCTTATGGTGGCACTTGTGCTAGCCATATTCGGACAGGTTGTAATACAGATACCTCCTGCGATAAAAGAGGGATTCAAGTACAGGTGGGTATTCGACACAAAAGACAAGTATGTAAGAAAGATGCTATACTTGACGCTACCTGTAATGCTTGGAACGGCCATACAGCAGGTGAATATAATAGTTGACAGAGCGCTTGCTTCAAGACTGGTCGAGGGAAGTATATCCTCGCTCAGCTATGCGGCCAGAGTAAACGAGATAATACTCGGGATATTTGTAACGGCAATAACTACAGCTGTATTTCCAGTGCTGTCTAAGGCCGCTACACAGAAAGACATAAAGTCGCTTGTGAGAATAACTAAAAAAGGGAGTATGCTTATATTCCTTATAACCATACCTTCGACTATAGGGCTTATGATACTTGCAGAGCCTGTGGTGAAGCTTTTCTTCGAGAGAGGAGCTTTCGACAGCGAAGCTACAAAGATGACTTATCAGGCTCTTTTCTTCTACTCATTGGGAATGGTGGGAATGGCCATGAGGCTTATGGTTACAAGGGTGTACTACTCTATACAGGACACCAAATCTCCGACTGTAAACGGACTATTCGCCATGATCTTAAACGTGGTTCTAAACCTAGCGCTTATAGTGCCCCTTCAGCATAGAGGACTTGCGCTTGCCACAAGCATCTCAAGCATACTCAGTTCGGCCATGTTGCTTGCAGGGCTTAGAAGCAGAGTTGAGGGCTTCGAGCTTAGGTCTTACGGAGTGGGATTTTTAAAGATACTCTTTGCGTCTAGCGTAATGGGCGCTTTTGTATACGGAGCATATAGATATACTAGACATATAGTCATGGGAGACAGCTTTATGATGAGTGCTGCTGTACTGGGTGCGATAGTCTTGATAGCCGTGATAATATACGTAAACCTTTGCTATTTACTCAGAGTCAGCGGAGCTGCAAAAGGCTACAAAGACAAGATATTGGACAAGGGCAAGCGAAAGATCAGAAAGAAATAA
- a CDS encoding flagellar hook-basal body protein, translated as MNRGIYTATTGMIYNQRAVDAISNNIANANTTGFKRDVTVAESFPEVLLSKINDSERTTINHQPFRGVVQNEVNEEGVYSLSINSGYFKVGTPAGISHNRELKFVVNEDGYLRTFSRDTDLERQTVGENFVLDRSGQPIRVGNPGDIQITANGNIVSGGQVAGNIVHFPANHVIGTTSGGVRLSRVASDFTDGTYINTENDLDFAIKGEGFFKVVDAEGNEFYTRDGSFTLNQQGVLITKDGYTVVGTNGPITIPSGGTFELSGNGTIYVDNQQVGQLNIVTVENKHEMRKHGDNLFTMEEGFEAEEAPFQGEVMSGYLEGSNVSAVKEMVQLITAYRNYEANQKVITNQDELLSKVVNELGRV; from the coding sequence TTGAATAGAGGGATTTATACGGCCACGACCGGAATGATATACAATCAGAGGGCTGTAGACGCTATATCGAACAATATTGCGAATGCAAATACAACAGGATTCAAGCGTGATGTCACAGTTGCAGAGTCGTTTCCCGAAGTTCTCTTGAGCAAGATAAACGACAGCGAGAGAACTACTATAAACCATCAGCCATTCAGGGGAGTGGTGCAGAACGAAGTTAATGAAGAGGGAGTTTACTCTCTTTCCATAAATTCGGGGTACTTTAAAGTTGGAACACCGGCTGGCATAAGCCATAACAGAGAGCTTAAGTTTGTAGTCAACGAAGACGGATACTTAAGGACTTTCAGCAGGGACACAGACTTAGAGCGCCAGACGGTGGGAGAGAACTTTGTGCTGGACAGGTCGGGACAGCCTATAAGAGTGGGAAATCCAGGAGATATTCAGATTACAGCCAATGGAAATATAGTCTCGGGAGGCCAGGTGGCTGGAAATATAGTTCATTTTCCGGCAAACCACGTAATCGGAACTACGAGCGGAGGAGTCAGGCTTTCAAGGGTGGCAAGCGATTTCACTGACGGGACCTATATAAATACGGAGAATGACCTTGACTTTGCCATAAAAGGAGAGGGGTTCTTCAAAGTAGTCGACGCAGAGGGAAATGAATTCTACACAAGAGACGGATCGTTCACCTTAAACCAGCAGGGTGTTCTCATCACAAAAGATGGCTACACTGTAGTTGGAACGAACGGCCCGATAACCATCCCAAGCGGCGGCACTTTCGAGCTGAGCGGAAACGGAACTATATACGTGGACAATCAGCAGGTTGGCCAGCTGAACATAGTGACTGTAGAGAACAAGCACGAAATGAGAAAGCACGGGGACAATCTTTTCACCATGGAAGAGGGCTTTGAAGCAGAAGAAGCTCCTTTTCAGGGCGAAGTTATGTCAGGATACTTAGAAGGGTCGAACGTAAGCGCAGTAAAAGAGATGGTTCAGCTTATAACGGCCTATAGAAACTACGAGGCAAACCAAAAAGTAATCACTAATCAAGACGAGCTGCTTTCAAAAGTGGTGAACGAGCTTGGAAGAGTGTAA
- the atpD gene encoding F0F1 ATP synthase subunit beta, with the protein MAKENIGKLVQIIGPVLDIRFSEDNLPELLNAIRIENGEEVIIAEVAQHTGDDTVRCISMSSTDGLVRGMDAVDTGAAITIPVGEKVLGRLFNVLGETIDNEPQITDSSTAPIHREAPSYEEQEPATEIFETGIKVIDLIGPYAKGGKIGLFGGAGVGKTVLIQELINNIATEHGGLSVFAGVGERTREGNDLYYEMKDSGVIDKTALVFGQMNEPPGARMRVALTGLTMAEHFRDQEGQDVLLFIDNIFRFTQAGSEVSALLGRMPSAVGYQPTLATEMGALQERITSTKKGSITSVQAVYVPADDLTDPAPATTFSHLDATTVLSRQISELGIYPAVDPLDSTSRILDPLIVGQEHYDVARRVQEILQRYKELQDIIAILGMDELSEEDKLTVARARRIQRFLSQPFSVAEQFTGMPGAYVPIKETIRGFQEILDGKHDDLPESAFLFVGTIEEAIEKAKKMGEN; encoded by the coding sequence ATGGCTAAAGAAAACATAGGTAAACTCGTTCAAATAATTGGACCTGTGTTGGATATAAGATTTAGCGAAGACAATCTACCTGAACTCTTAAATGCTATACGCATAGAAAACGGAGAAGAGGTAATAATTGCAGAGGTTGCTCAGCATACAGGAGACGATACAGTTAGATGTATCTCTATGTCTTCAACAGACGGCCTTGTAAGAGGAATGGACGCTGTAGACACTGGAGCGGCTATAACTATACCGGTTGGAGAGAAAGTTCTAGGAAGACTTTTCAACGTACTTGGAGAGACTATAGACAACGAGCCTCAGATAACTGACTCAAGTACAGCGCCTATACACAGAGAAGCGCCTTCGTACGAAGAGCAGGAGCCAGCGACTGAGATATTCGAGACTGGAATAAAGGTAATAGACCTTATAGGACCTTACGCTAAAGGTGGAAAGATAGGTCTATTCGGAGGAGCCGGAGTTGGTAAGACGGTTCTTATCCAGGAGCTTATAAACAACATAGCTACAGAGCACGGTGGACTTTCAGTTTTCGCCGGAGTTGGAGAGAGAACTAGAGAAGGAAATGACCTTTACTATGAGATGAAGGACTCAGGAGTTATCGACAAGACAGCTCTAGTATTCGGTCAGATGAATGAGCCACCAGGAGCGAGGATGAGGGTTGCCCTTACTGGACTTACTATGGCTGAGCACTTTAGAGATCAAGAAGGACAGGACGTACTTCTGTTCATAGACAATATATTCAGATTTACTCAGGCAGGATCTGAGGTTTCTGCACTACTTGGACGTATGCCTAGTGCTGTTGGTTACCAGCCTACACTGGCTACAGAGATGGGTGCGCTTCAGGAGAGAATCACTTCAACTAAGAAGGGATCTATCACATCGGTTCAGGCCGTATACGTACCTGCGGACGACCTTACTGACCCAGCGCCAGCGACTACATTCAGTCACCTGGATGCTACTACAGTTCTTTCGCGTCAGATATCAGAGCTTGGTATATACCCAGCCGTTGACCCGCTAGACTCTACATCTAGAATACTTGACCCGCTTATAGTTGGACAAGAGCATTACGATGTAGCTCGTAGAGTTCAGGAAATACTTCAGAGATACAAAGAGCTTCAAGATATCATAGCTATACTTGGTATGGACGAGCTTTCTGAGGAAGACAAACTTACAGTTGCTCGTGCAAGAAGAATACAGCGTTTCCTTTCACAGCCATTCAGCGTTGCTGAGCAGTTTACAGGAATGCCAGGAGCTTACGTTCCAATAAAAGAGACTATAAGAGGATTCCAAGAGATCCTTGACGGAAAGCACGACGACCTTCCAGAGTCAGCTTTCCTATTCGTTGGAACGATAGAAGAGGCTATAGAAAAAGCTAAGAAGATGGGCGAAAACTAG
- the fabZ gene encoding 3-hydroxyacyl-ACP dehydratase FabZ: MLDNIKIQELLPHRYPFLLVDKVVEVEEGKRAVGIKNVTINEPFFQGHFPGNPIMPGVLIVEAMAQVGLIALKSMDEYKDKLGVFAGIDGVRFKKQVVPGDTLRIEVELVKIKRGIGVAEGSAYVGDELACKGTIMFGLI; the protein is encoded by the coding sequence ATGTTAGACAATATAAAGATTCAGGAGCTTCTACCGCACAGATATCCATTTTTGCTGGTAGACAAGGTAGTTGAGGTGGAAGAGGGTAAGAGAGCTGTAGGGATAAAGAATGTGACTATAAACGAACCTTTCTTCCAAGGGCATTTCCCGGGGAACCCCATAATGCCAGGAGTTCTCATAGTGGAGGCTATGGCGCAGGTCGGGCTTATAGCGCTAAAGAGTATGGACGAGTACAAGGACAAGCTTGGCGTGTTCGCAGGGATAGACGGAGTGAGGTTTAAAAAGCAGGTTGTGCCTGGAGATACGCTTAGAATAGAAGTGGAACTTGTAAAGATAAAAAGAGGGATAGGCGTAGCTGAAGGGTCAGCATACGTCGGAGACGAGCTGGCTTGCAAGGGCACTATAATGTTTGGACTAATTTAA
- the atpG gene encoding ATP synthase F1 subunit gamma, which produces MAQMGDIKRRIKSVNSTMQITKAMYLVSSAKLRKARERVDTTRPYSETIVDSIQRVLGSAKGVSHPFLEKREVKKTAYIVISADRGLAGGYNSNVLKLAESIIEDKSKAEIIAYGSKSRDYFTKRGYEVSNFLTGVTEEPEYVDARQSGDSVIEKYKNGEIDEVKLVFTKFVSMIAQEPAVLTLLPVQVEKKEEAVDDKGMNTLTEYEPSPEVVLDYLVPKYINGAIFGALVESAASQQGARMTAMESATSNAEDIIDSLGLVYNRARQASITQEISEIVGGAEALK; this is translated from the coding sequence ATGGCTCAAATGGGAGATATCAAGAGAAGGATCAAGAGTGTCAACAGTACTATGCAGATCACCAAGGCCATGTACCTTGTTTCATCTGCAAAGCTGAGAAAAGCTCGTGAAAGAGTCGATACAACTAGACCTTACTCTGAGACTATAGTAGACAGTATACAGAGAGTGCTGGGAAGTGCGAAGGGAGTTAGCCATCCATTCCTTGAAAAGCGTGAAGTCAAGAAGACGGCGTACATCGTCATATCTGCTGACAGAGGGCTTGCAGGAGGATACAACTCAAACGTACTTAAACTGGCGGAAAGCATAATAGAGGACAAGTCTAAGGCGGAGATAATAGCATACGGATCTAAGAGTAGAGACTACTTTACAAAGAGGGGCTACGAAGTGAGCAACTTCCTTACGGGAGTCACTGAAGAGCCTGAGTATGTAGACGCTAGACAGTCTGGAGATTCAGTTATAGAGAAGTACAAAAATGGAGAGATAGACGAGGTAAAGCTTGTGTTCACCAAGTTTGTGAGCATGATTGCACAGGAGCCAGCTGTGTTGACTCTTCTGCCTGTACAGGTTGAGAAAAAAGAGGAAGCAGTTGACGACAAGGGAATGAATACACTTACCGAGTACGAGCCTTCTCCAGAGGTAGTGCTAGACTACCTTGTACCGAAGTATATAAACGGAGCTATATTCGGGGCGCTTGTTGAATCGGCAGCGAGTCAGCAAGGTGCCAGGATGACGGCGATGGAATCTGCTACAAGCAATGCAGAGGACATAATAGATTCGCTTGGACTTGTATACAACAGAGCACGTCAGGCATCTATAACTCAAGAGATTTCAGAGATAGTTGGTGGAGCGGAAGCTCTTAAGTAA
- the flgG gene encoding flagellar basal-body rod protein FlgG has product MIRGMWTAATGMKTQQGNIDVISNNLANVNTTSYKKQRAEFKDLLYSSIKKPNEESPVNLQFGHGAMMIATTKEFQNGTPLDTQNPFDVAIDGDGFFAVQLPNGQERYTRDGSFKLSVEDGESTLVTSDGYYLLTEDGDNIVIPEGTTDFTVAQNGTVTVRDEAGEVVELGRLRFVQFVNNQGLSAEGRNLYAATDASGEAVDVDGEEMDASIIQGYLESSNVQVVDEMVKMITAQRAYEINSKAIQTGDDMLQTANNLKR; this is encoded by the coding sequence ATGATTAGAGGAATGTGGACAGCTGCGACTGGAATGAAGACGCAGCAGGGGAATATAGATGTAATTTCAAACAACCTTGCGAATGTAAATACAACTTCGTATAAAAAGCAGAGAGCGGAGTTCAAGGACCTGCTCTACAGCAGCATAAAGAAGCCGAACGAGGAATCGCCTGTGAACCTTCAGTTTGGTCATGGAGCCATGATGATTGCAACGACTAAGGAATTCCAAAATGGAACGCCTCTAGACACGCAGAATCCTTTCGACGTGGCTATAGACGGAGATGGGTTCTTTGCAGTCCAGCTTCCAAACGGACAGGAGAGATACACAAGAGACGGAAGCTTCAAGCTGAGCGTAGAAGACGGAGAGTCTACGCTTGTGACTTCGGATGGGTATTATCTTTTGACAGAAGACGGAGACAACATAGTTATTCCGGAGGGAACGACCGACTTTACTGTAGCTCAAAACGGGACTGTGACTGTAAGAGACGAAGCAGGAGAAGTAGTGGAGCTTGGAAGGCTTAGGTTTGTGCAGTTTGTGAACAATCAGGGTCTTTCGGCTGAAGGAAGAAACCTATATGCGGCTACGGACGCCTCAGGAGAAGCTGTAGACGTGGACGGCGAGGAGATGGACGCCAGCATAATACAGGGATATCTTGAGAGCTCCAATGTACAGGTAGTAGACGAGATGGTAAAGATGATAACAGCCCAGAGGGCGTACGAGATAAACTCAAAGGCTATACAGACTGGAGACGACATGCTCCAGACGGCCAACAACCTCAAGAGATAG
- a CDS encoding F0F1 ATP synthase subunit epsilon — MSKFNLEIVTPERKFFEGEVEMVVARSVTGDIAILNNHIPLVTPLEISIIKLKIDGDTKKASISSGYMEVTKGKTTIIVDAAEWPDEIDLERAKKARERAEKRLKAEKDSSDVARAEMALRRAINRIEAKDN, encoded by the coding sequence ATGTCTAAATTTAATTTAGAGATAGTTACTCCTGAACGTAAATTCTTCGAAGGTGAAGTGGAAATGGTTGTGGCTAGAAGTGTGACTGGAGACATAGCCATACTTAACAACCATATACCTCTTGTAACACCGCTTGAGATAAGCATAATAAAGTTGAAGATAGATGGAGATACTAAGAAAGCCTCTATTTCCTCTGGATATATGGAAGTCACTAAAGGTAAGACCACTATTATAGTGGATGCGGCAGAGTGGCCAGACGAGATAGATCTCGAAAGAGCTAAGAAAGCCAGAGAAAGAGCTGAAAAACGTCTTAAAGCTGAGAAAGACTCATCAGACGTTGCAAGAGCTGAAATGGCGCTTAGAAGGGCTATAAACAGAATAGAAGCAAAAGACAATTAA